A portion of the Stigmatella aurantiaca DW4/3-1 genome contains these proteins:
- a CDS encoding stage II sporulation protein M — MDVAEFIEARRPRWEQLESLLDKAEVGGLRLLSLEEARSLGKMYRAVSSDLLWVRARSGSAEVSAYLNDLVGRAYALTYPGKRPRLVDVWAFVSHGFPALLRREWRMYIASVLMLLAGAGFGYLGMVMDPDAAHYLVPEEHLKIDPSERAAQEASGQGMSVEEQAYFSSFLFTHNIQVAFLAFALGITVGIGTALMLFVNGLFLGALAQVYAAKGLAGWFWAWILPHGIPEITAICIAGAAGLVIARGLAAPRGLPRGVALRQEAVTAVKLLFGTLVLFVLAGIIEGTVSQIHPPRLSVTFKVSFALAVGAGVYAYLCSDFLRAWREGASPSP, encoded by the coding sequence ATGGACGTGGCGGAGTTCATCGAGGCGCGGCGCCCCCGGTGGGAGCAGCTGGAGTCCCTGCTCGACAAGGCAGAGGTCGGTGGGCTGCGGCTGCTCAGCCTGGAGGAGGCGAGATCGCTCGGGAAGATGTACCGGGCGGTCTCCAGCGACTTGCTCTGGGTTCGGGCCCGGAGCGGCTCCGCCGAGGTGAGTGCCTACCTCAATGATCTGGTGGGCCGTGCCTATGCGCTCACCTACCCGGGCAAACGCCCCCGCCTCGTGGACGTGTGGGCGTTCGTCTCGCATGGCTTCCCGGCGCTGCTGCGGCGCGAGTGGCGCATGTACATCGCCTCGGTGCTGATGCTGCTGGCGGGGGCCGGTTTCGGCTACCTCGGCATGGTGATGGACCCGGACGCCGCGCACTACCTCGTGCCGGAGGAGCACCTGAAGATCGATCCCTCCGAGCGCGCGGCCCAGGAGGCCAGCGGGCAGGGGATGTCGGTGGAAGAGCAGGCGTACTTCTCCTCGTTCCTGTTCACCCACAACATCCAGGTGGCCTTCCTGGCCTTCGCGTTGGGCATCACCGTGGGCATTGGCACGGCCCTGATGCTCTTCGTCAACGGGTTGTTCCTCGGGGCGCTCGCGCAGGTGTATGCCGCCAAGGGCCTGGCGGGGTGGTTCTGGGCCTGGATCCTCCCGCACGGGATTCCGGAGATCACCGCCATTTGCATCGCCGGTGCCGCGGGGCTCGTTATTGCCCGGGGACTGGCGGCGCCCCGGGGGCTGCCCCGTGGGGTGGCCCTGCGCCAGGAAGCCGTGACGGCGGTGAAGCTGTTGTTCGGCACGCTGGTGCTCTTCGTGCTCGCGGGCATCATCGAAGGCACCGTGTCGCAGATTCACCCGCCCCGGTTGTCGGTGACCTTCAAGGTGTCCTTTGCCCTGGCCGTGGGCGCGGGGGTCTACGCCTACCTGTGCTCGGACTTCCTCCGGGCCTGGCGGGAGGGTGCCTCCCCGTCACCATGA
- a CDS encoding cyclic nucleotide-binding domain-containing protein: MSATESSWVQRLWPAAIFQFALIAGVTQLKTAANALVLSRFESQALPYLYLVGALITAVLTVLPRSRPDAPTESPGLITVMGSILAMGLAAGVSAGQRLPALALYLFADTFTTFVSLRFWGRMASAFDAREARRAFTILNGFGMGGGIIGGLLVQALAVRLGTSVVVASGALGLLTAGLVFHFNMGVVPVVPRPRHASSTAAPWLYFAQSPYAQVLGALGIAFAVLSSFVDYLFRLRVEGTLSEDGLAALFGSLQLWIGLFCVAFQLLLAERLLGRLGLLRYLALVPLVLAPLAIATLATPLLWPVHLLRLVETAVNYSILPVGIQLLYAAVSDEQREAVRSAVDGLLRKAGVVLAGLLLIGAGRTATGATMAVAVVGLCIALVVLLFRLKPAYVEALEERVGASVEDEVEVGGETQKLLVEALGASAPERVLRAVDMLAQAEVPLRVHLPALLSHSNERVVERGVELALELGAHEMSPTLERLVEEGPRRPRDQAVWALARLSPARAERLLPSLLEHPDIGLRCAAIGAMIHSQGHSAALAALSALLARGAQAPVAERREVARLLGRLKDARFASPLAQYLSDADSSVRRVAIDAAGVGQYLELAPRLLLFLTWREERKDAREALSALGDRVMPLLEVTLNNRAAPVAMRLQLTRVMRSIATSDALHAFLFSNVRDDAFLQFRIGSAMSRLRDEHPEFPVDVERVREALGRRRDVYREYVEAFRDLRAALGDGSLLTRAVGDRLDQALELSFFLLGLLHPPQVMRRVHQLLVGKDPRRRAYALELLDNVVAEEDRELVLEQVEAHHRDLPLGAAGRLESHLEVLIQSEDSVLRACARHVAQRQGSLVVPSAQESDMSEVTVQKMFALEGVSVFSQSDVDDIAAVAAVAREVRFRAGERIFNQGDPGDALYVIVEGAVDHFHDGEHVLRQHSKETFGDVSLLDGAPRPTDVVAVEDTRVLVIDRRDFLDLLADRPELLTGFFRAVSQQLRQFVEAEAPRPEILASSPLPEPVALKKA, translated from the coding sequence GTGTCCGCCACCGAGTCCTCCTGGGTCCAGCGCCTCTGGCCCGCGGCGATCTTCCAATTCGCCCTCATCGCGGGTGTGACGCAGCTCAAGACGGCTGCCAACGCCCTGGTGTTGTCGCGCTTCGAGTCCCAGGCGCTGCCCTACCTGTACCTGGTGGGCGCGCTCATCACCGCCGTGCTGACGGTGCTGCCCCGCTCGCGTCCGGATGCGCCCACCGAGTCCCCGGGGCTCATCACCGTGATGGGCAGCATCCTCGCGATGGGGCTGGCCGCCGGGGTGTCCGCGGGCCAGCGGTTGCCCGCGCTCGCGCTCTACCTCTTCGCGGACACCTTCACCACCTTCGTCTCCCTGCGCTTCTGGGGGCGCATGGCCTCGGCCTTCGACGCGCGGGAGGCCCGGCGCGCCTTCACCATCCTCAATGGCTTCGGCATGGGGGGCGGCATCATCGGCGGGCTGCTGGTGCAGGCCCTGGCCGTGCGGCTCGGCACCTCGGTGGTGGTGGCCAGCGGCGCGCTGGGGTTGCTGACGGCGGGCCTCGTCTTCCACTTCAACATGGGCGTGGTGCCCGTCGTCCCGAGGCCCCGGCATGCCTCCTCCACTGCGGCGCCCTGGCTCTACTTCGCCCAGAGCCCCTATGCCCAGGTGCTGGGCGCGCTGGGCATCGCCTTCGCCGTGCTCTCCTCCTTCGTGGACTACCTGTTCCGTTTGAGGGTGGAAGGCACCCTCAGCGAGGATGGGCTGGCGGCGCTCTTCGGCTCGTTGCAGCTGTGGATCGGCCTGTTCTGCGTGGCCTTCCAGTTGCTGCTCGCCGAGCGGCTGCTGGGGCGGTTGGGGCTGCTGCGCTACCTGGCGCTGGTGCCCCTGGTGCTCGCGCCCCTGGCCATCGCCACGCTCGCCACGCCCCTGCTGTGGCCCGTCCACCTGCTGCGGTTGGTGGAGACGGCGGTGAACTACTCCATTCTCCCGGTGGGCATCCAGCTGCTCTATGCGGCGGTGTCGGACGAGCAGCGCGAGGCGGTCCGCAGCGCGGTGGATGGCCTGCTGCGCAAGGCGGGCGTGGTGCTCGCGGGCCTGCTGCTCATCGGCGCCGGCCGGACCGCCACGGGGGCCACCATGGCGGTGGCGGTGGTGGGGCTGTGCATCGCGCTCGTCGTGCTCCTGTTCCGCCTCAAGCCCGCCTATGTGGAGGCGCTCGAGGAGCGGGTCGGGGCCTCCGTGGAAGACGAGGTGGAGGTGGGCGGCGAGACGCAGAAGCTCCTGGTGGAGGCGCTCGGGGCCAGCGCGCCGGAGCGTGTCCTGCGCGCGGTGGACATGCTGGCCCAGGCCGAGGTGCCGCTCCGGGTCCACCTGCCCGCGCTCCTGAGCCACTCGAACGAGCGGGTGGTGGAGCGGGGCGTGGAGCTGGCGCTGGAACTGGGCGCGCACGAGATGTCCCCGACCCTGGAGCGGCTGGTGGAGGAGGGGCCCCGGCGCCCAAGGGATCAGGCCGTGTGGGCCTTGGCGCGCCTGTCCCCTGCGCGGGCCGAGCGGCTGCTCCCGTCGCTGCTGGAGCACCCGGACATTGGGCTGCGCTGCGCGGCCATCGGCGCGATGATCCACTCGCAGGGCCACAGCGCGGCACTGGCCGCGCTCAGCGCCTTGCTGGCCCGGGGAGCCCAGGCCCCGGTGGCCGAGCGGCGGGAGGTGGCCCGGCTGCTGGGGCGGTTGAAGGACGCGCGGTTCGCCTCGCCCCTGGCGCAATACCTCTCGGACGCGGACTCCTCCGTGCGCCGGGTGGCCATCGACGCGGCGGGCGTGGGGCAATACCTGGAGCTGGCCCCCCGGTTGCTGTTGTTCCTGACCTGGCGCGAGGAGCGGAAGGACGCGCGCGAGGCCCTCTCGGCGCTTGGGGACCGGGTCATGCCCCTGCTGGAGGTGACGCTCAACAACCGCGCCGCGCCCGTGGCCATGCGGCTGCAACTGACGCGCGTCATGCGCAGCATCGCCACGTCCGATGCGCTCCACGCGTTCCTCTTCTCCAACGTGCGAGACGATGCCTTCTTGCAGTTCCGCATCGGCTCGGCGATGTCCCGCCTGCGAGACGAGCACCCAGAGTTCCCGGTGGACGTGGAGCGGGTGCGCGAGGCCCTGGGGCGGCGGCGGGACGTGTACCGCGAGTACGTGGAGGCGTTCCGGGACCTGCGCGCGGCGCTGGGAGATGGCTCGCTGCTCACCCGGGCCGTGGGGGACCGGCTGGATCAGGCGCTGGAGCTGTCCTTCTTCCTGCTGGGGCTGCTCCACCCGCCTCAGGTGATGCGGCGGGTGCACCAGCTCCTGGTGGGCAAGGATCCGCGCCGCCGGGCCTACGCGCTGGAGTTGCTGGACAACGTCGTCGCGGAGGAAGACCGCGAATTGGTGCTGGAGCAGGTGGAGGCCCATCACCGGGATCTGCCCCTGGGGGCCGCGGGGCGGCTGGAGTCCCACCTGGAGGTGCTCATCCAGAGTGAGGACAGCGTGCTGCGCGCGTGTGCGCGCCATGTGGCCCAGCGCCAGGGCTCGCTGGTGGTGCCGTCCGCGCAGGAGAGTGACATGAGTGAAGTGACGGTTCAGAAGATGTTCGCTCTGGAAGGCGTCAGCGTCTTCTCCCAGAGCGACGTGGACGACATCGCGGCGGTGGCGGCGGTGGCGCGCGAGGTCCGCTTCCGGGCGGGCGAGCGCATCTTCAACCAGGGGGATCCGGGCGACGCCCTCTACGTCATCGTCGAGGGCGCGGTGGACCACTTCCACGATGGGGAGCACGTGCTGCGGCAGCACTCCAAGGAGACCTTCGGCGACGTGAGCTTGCTGGATGGGGCCCCGCGCCCCACTGACGTTGTCGCGGTGGAGGACACCCGGGTGCTCGTCATCGACCGGCGCGACTTCTTGGATCTGCTGGCGGACCGTCCCGAGCTGCTCACGGGCTTCTTCCGCGCGGTGAGCCAGCAACTGCGGCAGTTCGTCGAGGCGGAAGCGCCCCGGCCCGAGATCCTCGCCAGCTCCCCGTTGCCCGAGCCCGTGGCCCTCAAGAAGGCCTGA
- a CDS encoding bifunctional metallophosphatase/5'-nucleotidase, which translates to MSPISFRAFVPESSSSSSLRRRAPGALALALLGGLAACEKPTPPPPPVQAPKDAAPAAPVVPPEVTLLVTGGVGGQLLPVGEGEQLKGGAAEILGQWVAEEKHCPTPLSQGQAECKDPGTLVLSTGDNWNGPAISSFFVGETTSAVMRRLGYAASALGNHELDYGREQFTKNVAIGGFPFLAANLKVKDAALAKDFQVPAFQVFERRGLKVGVVGLASGKTVTAAMAGRADGLELIGYEEALTGAIPQAQSAGADVLVVVADACPSELKPLVEKHADWKLTLVVGGGRCAQPFETAKVGETSIVSISRGLDKYLRAHVTFDPKKPAGQKVTALDTKLIAVPAGAGAPAPDSQTAQIINGFKEQLDQRLGEQIGFTKKGLKQDSKEMVRWITGSMREILGTDAVVINRKGLRQELPAGPITLGSIYSVLPFENSLLITKIKGADLAKELANPEALISGFTAAGKNKFKDSKGKALDPKKEYAVATIEYLYFGGDGFGFEKLDAEPTETGMAWQTPVIDWTKKQGFTEAKPLEKSLPK; encoded by the coding sequence GTGAGCCCGATCTCTTTCCGAGCCTTCGTCCCAGAGTCCTCTTCGTCCTCTTCCTTGCGGCGCCGCGCCCCGGGAGCCCTGGCGCTCGCGCTCCTGGGCGGACTTGCCGCCTGCGAGAAGCCCACGCCGCCGCCCCCGCCCGTCCAGGCGCCGAAGGATGCGGCCCCTGCGGCCCCGGTGGTGCCTCCAGAAGTGACGCTCCTCGTGACGGGCGGTGTGGGCGGTCAGCTGCTGCCCGTGGGTGAGGGAGAGCAGCTCAAGGGCGGTGCGGCGGAGATCCTCGGCCAGTGGGTGGCCGAGGAGAAGCACTGTCCCACCCCGCTGTCGCAGGGGCAGGCCGAGTGCAAGGATCCCGGCACGCTGGTGCTCTCCACGGGCGACAACTGGAATGGCCCGGCCATCTCCTCCTTCTTCGTGGGCGAGACCACCTCCGCGGTGATGCGGCGCCTGGGTTACGCCGCCTCCGCGCTGGGCAACCACGAGCTGGACTACGGGCGTGAGCAGTTCACCAAGAATGTCGCCATCGGCGGCTTCCCGTTCCTGGCGGCCAACCTGAAGGTGAAGGATGCGGCGCTGGCCAAGGACTTCCAGGTGCCGGCCTTCCAGGTGTTCGAGCGGCGTGGCCTGAAGGTGGGCGTGGTGGGCCTGGCCTCCGGCAAGACCGTGACGGCCGCGATGGCGGGCCGGGCCGATGGCCTGGAGCTCATCGGCTACGAGGAGGCGCTCACGGGCGCCATTCCCCAGGCCCAGTCGGCGGGCGCCGACGTGCTGGTGGTGGTGGCGGATGCCTGCCCCTCCGAGCTCAAGCCCCTCGTCGAGAAGCACGCGGACTGGAAGCTGACGCTGGTGGTGGGCGGCGGCCGGTGCGCCCAGCCGTTCGAGACGGCGAAGGTGGGCGAGACGTCGATCGTGTCCATCAGCCGCGGGCTCGACAAGTACCTGCGCGCCCACGTCACCTTCGATCCGAAGAAGCCCGCCGGGCAGAAGGTCACCGCGCTGGACACGAAGCTCATCGCGGTGCCCGCCGGTGCGGGCGCCCCGGCCCCGGATTCCCAGACGGCGCAGATCATCAACGGCTTCAAGGAGCAGCTCGATCAGCGGCTCGGTGAGCAGATCGGCTTCACCAAGAAGGGGCTCAAGCAGGACTCGAAGGAGATGGTGCGCTGGATCACCGGCTCGATGCGCGAGATCCTCGGCACCGACGCGGTGGTCATCAACCGCAAGGGCCTCCGGCAGGAGCTGCCCGCGGGCCCCATCACCCTGGGCAGCATCTACTCGGTGTTGCCGTTCGAGAACTCGCTGCTGATCACGAAGATCAAGGGCGCGGATCTGGCCAAGGAGCTGGCCAACCCCGAGGCGCTCATCTCGGGCTTCACGGCGGCCGGGAAGAACAAGTTCAAGGACAGCAAGGGCAAGGCGCTGGACCCCAAGAAGGAGTACGCGGTGGCCACCATCGAGTACCTGTATTTCGGGGGCGATGGCTTCGGGTTCGAGAAGCTCGATGCGGAGCCGACCGAGACGGGCATGGCGTGGCAGACGCCGGTCATCGACTGGACGAAGAAGCAGGGCTTCACCGAGGCCAAGCCGCTCGAGAAGTCACTGCCGAAGTAG
- a CDS encoding pyridoxal phosphate-dependent decarboxylase family protein, translating to MELPNLDLLTHVPQRWLEVAEKYLKAIPQVRARLDKETGAVLSHFEKRLKPYRGTLPAFERLPAQGRPREEVLRELEGLERREETRWKEGHVSGAVYHGAEDHIAFVNEVYALHSQSNPLHAELWPSATKFEAEVVAMTANMLGATEANAGLPPEQHICGSLSSGGTESIMLAIKTYRDWARETRGITRPEMVLPSSAHPAFDKAAHYFGVKSVRVPVGADYRADVAATRRALTRNTILLVGSAPSFPHGVIDPIAELSELARKRGLGFHTDACLGGFVLPWAKRLGYPVPPFDFQLPGVTTMSADTHKFGYAAKGTSVVLYRGLALRSHQYFTATEWPGGIYFSPTFSGSRPGGLIAAAWATLVTMGEAGYLEASRHILETAKALKEGIAAIPELHVLGDPLFVIAFGSKTLDIYKVMERMGARGWDLNGLHKPPAVHLCVTLRHTQPGVAERFLEDLRAAVAHVQANPGEKGTMAPVYGMAGTVPFRGVLSDLLKKYMDLLYKV from the coding sequence ATGGAGCTCCCCAATCTGGACCTGCTGACCCATGTGCCGCAGCGGTGGCTCGAGGTGGCCGAGAAGTACCTCAAGGCCATCCCCCAGGTGCGGGCCCGGCTGGACAAGGAGACGGGCGCGGTGCTGTCCCACTTCGAAAAGCGTTTGAAGCCCTACCGGGGCACGCTGCCCGCCTTCGAGCGGCTCCCGGCCCAGGGGCGGCCGCGCGAGGAGGTGCTGCGCGAGCTGGAGGGGCTGGAGCGCCGCGAGGAGACGCGGTGGAAGGAGGGGCACGTCTCGGGCGCCGTGTACCACGGGGCGGAGGACCACATCGCGTTCGTCAACGAGGTGTACGCGCTCCACTCGCAGAGCAACCCCCTGCACGCCGAGCTGTGGCCCAGCGCCACCAAGTTCGAGGCCGAGGTGGTGGCCATGACGGCGAACATGCTGGGGGCCACCGAGGCCAACGCGGGCCTGCCCCCGGAGCAGCACATCTGCGGCTCGCTCTCCTCGGGCGGGACGGAGAGCATCATGCTGGCCATCAAGACGTACCGGGACTGGGCGCGGGAGACGCGGGGCATCACCCGGCCCGAGATGGTGCTGCCCTCCAGCGCCCACCCGGCGTTCGACAAGGCCGCGCACTACTTCGGCGTCAAGAGCGTGCGCGTGCCGGTGGGGGCGGACTACCGCGCGGACGTGGCCGCGACGCGCCGGGCCCTCACGCGCAACACCATCCTGCTCGTAGGCTCGGCGCCGTCCTTTCCCCACGGCGTCATCGATCCCATCGCGGAGCTGTCGGAGCTGGCGCGCAAGCGGGGGCTGGGGTTCCACACGGACGCGTGCCTGGGAGGCTTCGTGCTGCCGTGGGCCAAGCGCCTGGGCTACCCGGTGCCGCCGTTCGACTTCCAGCTTCCCGGCGTGACGACGATGTCCGCGGACACGCACAAGTTCGGCTACGCGGCCAAGGGGACGTCGGTGGTGCTGTACCGGGGCCTGGCGCTGCGCTCGCACCAGTACTTCACGGCGACCGAGTGGCCCGGCGGCATCTACTTCTCGCCGACGTTCTCGGGGAGCCGTCCCGGGGGGCTCATCGCGGCGGCCTGGGCGACGCTGGTGACGATGGGAGAGGCGGGTTACCTGGAGGCCTCGCGCCACATTCTGGAGACGGCGAAGGCCCTCAAGGAGGGCATCGCGGCGATCCCCGAGTTGCACGTGCTGGGAGATCCCCTGTTCGTCATCGCCTTCGGCTCGAAGACGCTGGACATCTACAAGGTGATGGAGCGCATGGGCGCCCGGGGATGGGACTTGAACGGGCTGCACAAGCCCCCCGCGGTGCACCTGTGCGTCACGTTGCGGCACACGCAGCCCGGGGTGGCGGAGCGCTTCCTGGAAGACCTGCGGGCGGCCGTGGCGCACGTCCAGGCGAACCCTGGGGAGAAGGGGACCATGGCCCCCGTCTACGGCATGGCCGGCACGGTGCCCTTCCGGGGCGTGCTGAGCGATCTGCTCAAGAAATACATGGATCTGCTCTATAAAGTGTAA
- a CDS encoding FAD-binding protein, whose product MSSDALPRRSILQGALMAAVTAFNPVSRSWASSDEPGALGLPPFDGQLLLDPAARQQAADDFGHIFHRTPWAVLIPGSVEDIVKVVRFARRHRLKVAGTRGIGESHSTGGQAQVEAGVLIDMSALSTIHEVTGNSAWVDAGVRWIQLLQATVPLGKSPPTLTDFIDLSVGGTLSVGGIGGQAFRHGLQVDNVLELEVVTGRGERVRCSPVHRKPLFDSVRSGLGQFGIIVRARIRLVPVPPRARTYTAAYSQLAGLVADQEKLIEDGRFDYVEGSISISGGVRSYHLEAVKYFSPEAEPDTAALLQGLSFQPGTLAVQDSSYFDFANRLAPLVELLKSLGVWQLPHPWLNVFVPGRSVTSYVEQVLDQTPEAEMGQGTILLYPFRNHELTAPFLRVPAGRHTFLLSLLRTAVPPTPENVAALLAKNQLFLDQLADIGGKAYPISSGPRNPTEWCEHFQPLWGLFQASKAAFDPDNVLTPGQRIF is encoded by the coding sequence ATGTCGAGCGACGCCCTTCCCCGCCGGTCCATCCTCCAAGGAGCGCTGATGGCGGCCGTCACGGCATTCAACCCGGTGAGCCGCAGCTGGGCCTCCAGTGACGAACCGGGCGCGTTGGGCCTGCCCCCGTTCGACGGACAACTGCTGCTGGACCCGGCGGCCCGGCAGCAAGCCGCGGACGACTTTGGCCACATCTTCCACCGCACGCCCTGGGCCGTGCTCATCCCGGGTTCGGTGGAGGACATCGTGAAGGTGGTCCGCTTCGCGCGGCGGCACCGGCTGAAGGTCGCGGGCACGCGCGGCATCGGCGAGAGCCACAGCACCGGCGGCCAGGCCCAGGTCGAGGCCGGGGTGCTCATCGACATGTCCGCGCTCTCCACCATTCATGAGGTGACCGGCAACAGCGCCTGGGTGGACGCGGGGGTCCGGTGGATCCAGCTGTTGCAGGCCACCGTTCCCCTGGGCAAGAGCCCGCCGACCCTGACCGACTTCATCGACCTGAGCGTGGGCGGGACGCTGTCGGTGGGGGGCATTGGGGGGCAGGCCTTCCGCCATGGCCTCCAGGTGGACAACGTCCTGGAGTTGGAGGTGGTCACCGGCCGCGGAGAGCGGGTGCGCTGTTCGCCCGTCCACCGCAAGCCGCTGTTCGACTCGGTGCGCAGCGGGCTGGGGCAGTTCGGCATCATCGTCCGGGCGCGGATCCGGCTCGTCCCCGTGCCCCCGCGCGCGCGGACCTACACGGCGGCGTACAGCCAGCTCGCCGGCCTCGTGGCGGACCAGGAGAAGCTCATCGAGGATGGCCGTTTCGACTATGTCGAGGGGTCCATTTCGATCTCCGGGGGCGTCCGGTCCTACCACCTGGAGGCCGTGAAGTACTTCAGCCCGGAGGCCGAGCCGGACACTGCGGCGTTGCTTCAAGGCCTGTCCTTCCAACCCGGCACACTGGCGGTGCAAGACAGCAGCTACTTCGACTTCGCCAACCGCCTGGCGCCCCTGGTGGAGCTCCTCAAGAGCCTGGGCGTCTGGCAGCTGCCCCATCCGTGGCTGAACGTGTTCGTCCCCGGGCGGTCCGTCACCTCTTATGTGGAGCAGGTGCTCGACCAGACCCCCGAGGCGGAGATGGGCCAGGGCACCATCCTGCTCTACCCCTTCCGCAACCACGAGCTCACCGCGCCCTTCCTCCGCGTGCCAGCGGGGCGGCATACCTTCCTGCTGTCGCTGCTGCGCACCGCCGTCCCACCCACCCCGGAGAACGTGGCGGCGCTGCTCGCGAAGAACCAGCTCTTTCTCGATCAGCTCGCCGACATCGGGGGCAAGGCCTACCCCATCAGCTCGGGGCCCCGGAATCCCACCGAGTGGTGTGAGCACTTCCAGCCCCTGTGGGGCCTCTTCCAAGCCTCCAAGGCGGCGTTTGATCCGGACAACGTCCTCACGCCGGGTCAGCGCATCTTCTGA
- a CDS encoding xylulokinase, with product MRGGRVPNAGSPAILAIDLGTSAVKLAAVTTRGVILGGEVEPIPLSLLPEGGAEQDPESWWSAIVRAARRLLGREGISAADIIGVNCSSQWSGTVAVDEQGRPLHPAILWMDSRGAPHVRRLTRGLISIEGYGVGKLYTWLKLTGGVPSMSGKDPVGHILYLQHEHPEVYRNTYKFLEPKDWLNLRLSGRFASSHDSITLHWVTDNRDLSRVGYDERLLAMTGLHREKLPELLPAASVVGPLRPEVARELGLGGHVQVVTGAPDIMAAAVGSGAVRDFESHLCIGTSSWLSCHVPYKKADVLHQMGTVPSAIPGRYMLLNEQESAGICLSQLKELLFDAQDAATAPSSQEIYARFEQAAARVPAGSDQVIFLPWLNGERSPVEDPRMRGGFFNQSLQTTRGHLVRAVMEGVAYNSRWLLSYVEPFLGRKLEGIRLIGGGARSRVWCQILADVLDRPIHQVDEPVLANARGAAFQAALALGHLTVEEMAGLVPITHIYEPNGTHRRLYDELFQEFLNLYKANKAIFARLNRSRSA from the coding sequence ATGAGAGGGGGAAGGGTGCCGAACGCCGGTAGTCCAGCCATCCTGGCCATCGATCTGGGAACCTCGGCCGTGAAGCTCGCCGCGGTGACAACGCGGGGCGTCATCCTGGGCGGCGAGGTGGAGCCGATTCCACTGTCGTTGCTGCCCGAAGGAGGGGCGGAGCAAGACCCCGAGAGCTGGTGGTCGGCCATTGTGAGGGCCGCGCGGCGGTTGCTCGGCCGGGAGGGCATCTCGGCGGCGGACATCATCGGGGTGAATTGCAGCAGCCAGTGGTCCGGCACGGTCGCCGTGGACGAGCAGGGGCGGCCGCTGCATCCCGCCATCCTGTGGATGGACTCGCGTGGCGCCCCGCACGTGCGGCGGCTGACCCGGGGGCTCATCTCCATCGAGGGGTACGGGGTAGGCAAACTGTACACATGGCTGAAGCTGACGGGGGGCGTGCCCAGCATGTCCGGGAAGGACCCGGTGGGGCACATCCTCTACCTTCAGCACGAGCACCCGGAGGTCTACCGGAACACCTACAAGTTCCTCGAGCCGAAGGACTGGCTCAACCTGAGGCTGAGTGGGCGGTTCGCCTCCTCGCACGACTCCATCACCCTGCACTGGGTGACGGACAACCGGGACCTGTCACGGGTGGGCTACGACGAGCGCCTGCTGGCGATGACGGGCCTCCACCGCGAGAAGCTGCCCGAGCTGCTCCCGGCCGCGTCCGTCGTGGGGCCGCTGCGGCCCGAGGTGGCCCGCGAGCTGGGGCTGGGCGGGCACGTCCAGGTGGTGACGGGCGCCCCGGACATCATGGCGGCGGCCGTCGGCTCGGGCGCGGTCCGCGACTTCGAGTCCCACCTGTGCATCGGTACGTCCTCGTGGCTGAGCTGCCATGTCCCCTACAAGAAGGCGGACGTCCTGCACCAGATGGGCACCGTGCCCTCGGCGATTCCCGGCCGCTACATGCTCCTCAACGAACAGGAGTCCGCGGGCATCTGCCTGTCCCAGCTCAAGGAGCTGCTCTTCGATGCCCAGGACGCGGCCACCGCGCCCAGCTCCCAGGAAATCTACGCCCGCTTCGAGCAAGCGGCCGCGCGCGTTCCCGCGGGGAGCGACCAGGTCATCTTCCTGCCGTGGCTCAACGGCGAGCGCTCGCCCGTGGAGGACCCGCGGATGCGAGGGGGGTTCTTCAACCAGTCGCTCCAGACGACGCGCGGGCACCTGGTGCGGGCGGTGATGGAGGGCGTGGCCTACAACAGCCGGTGGTTGCTCTCCTACGTGGAGCCCTTCCTGGGCCGGAAGCTGGAGGGCATCCGGTTGATTGGGGGCGGGGCGCGCTCGCGGGTGTGGTGTCAGATCCTCGCCGATGTGCTGGACCGGCCCATCCACCAGGTGGACGAGCCGGTGCTGGCCAACGCCCGGGGCGCGGCGTTCCAGGCAGCGTTGGCGCTCGGACACCTCACGGTGGAAGAGATGGCGGGGCTCGTTCCCATCACCCACATTTACGAGCCCAACGGCACCCACCGTCGGCTCTACGACGAGCTGTTTCAAGAGTTCTTGAACCTCTACAAGGCCAACAAAGCCATCTTCGCGCGCCTCAATCGCTCCCGGAGCGCTTGA
- a CDS encoding DUF6184 family natural product biosynthesis lipoprotein: MPRPYLAFMTRKTWAAVVGALWLWGCGDATVADLTDRQSDAVNAASDNLCDNFEQCGEVGAGKAYASRSECETQRKAFWNDKWPVASCDDRIHGDNLQVCLDAIKAMDCNSLIDELRVVNGDCAQSKVCAGE; encoded by the coding sequence ATGCCACGCCCCTATCTCGCCTTCATGACCAGAAAAACATGGGCGGCGGTGGTGGGAGCCTTGTGGCTGTGGGGCTGTGGCGATGCAACGGTGGCGGACCTGACGGATCGCCAGTCCGACGCGGTGAACGCCGCGAGCGACAATCTCTGCGACAATTTCGAGCAGTGTGGCGAGGTCGGGGCGGGCAAAGCCTACGCCAGCCGCAGCGAATGCGAGACACAGCGCAAGGCCTTCTGGAATGACAAGTGGCCCGTGGCCAGCTGTGACGACCGCATCCATGGAGACAACCTCCAAGTCTGTCTGGATGCCATCAAGGCCATGGACTGCAACAGCCTGATTGACGAGCTCCGGGTCGTCAACGGGGACTGCGCCCAGAGCAAGGTCTGCGCCGGGGAGTGA